Proteins from a genomic interval of Stenotrophomonas sp. 24(2023):
- the dut gene encoding dUTP diphosphatase: protein MTQAHLPQPLQVKLLDPRFGDSWALPAYATEASAGMDLRAALETALTLQPGDTALVPSGLAIHIADPGLCAVILPRSGLGHRHGIVLGNGTGLIDADYQGPLLISVWNRGREAFTIEPGDRIAQLVVVPIARVSLQVVDTFTDSVRGTGGFGHTGVR, encoded by the coding sequence ATGACCCAGGCACACCTTCCCCAGCCGCTGCAGGTGAAACTGCTCGATCCGCGTTTCGGCGACAGCTGGGCCTTGCCGGCCTATGCCACCGAAGCCAGCGCCGGCATGGACCTGCGTGCTGCGCTGGAAACCGCGCTGACCCTGCAGCCGGGCGATACCGCGCTGGTGCCAAGCGGCCTGGCCATCCACATCGCCGATCCGGGCCTGTGTGCGGTCATCCTGCCGCGTTCAGGGCTGGGCCATCGGCATGGCATCGTGCTGGGCAACGGCACCGGGCTGATCGACGCCGATTACCAGGGCCCCCTGCTGATCAGCGTCTGGAACCGGGGCCGGGAGGCCTTCACCATCGAACCGGGCGACCGCATCGCGCAGCTGGTGGTGGTGCCCATCGCACGCGTCAGCCTGCAGGTAGTGGATACTTTCACCGACAGCGTTCGGGGAACGGGTGGATTCGGCCACACCGGAGTGCGCTGA
- the radC gene encoding DNA repair protein RadC produces the protein MPIHDWPEGERPRERLLARGPAALSDAELLALFLGSGTGGRDAVQTARELLGAHGPLRTLLDRNAGELTRLPGLGPARSCTLVAGLELAKRHLAARLEQGEPACTHPALVGRFLQQHLRARPQEVFSVLFLDNQHRLLACEDLFHGTINAAAVYPREVVRRALVLNAAAVIVSHNHPSGDPEPSQADEQLTRELQHALDLVDVRLLDHFVVGEGTPVSFAERGLLSQRQSRLFR, from the coding sequence ATGCCCATCCATGACTGGCCCGAAGGGGAACGCCCCCGCGAAAGACTGCTGGCCCGGGGCCCGGCCGCCTTGTCCGATGCCGAGCTGCTGGCCCTTTTCCTGGGGTCGGGAACCGGTGGCCGCGACGCGGTACAGACCGCCCGCGAACTGCTGGGCGCGCATGGCCCGCTGCGCACCCTGCTCGACCGCAATGCCGGCGAACTGACCCGCCTGCCCGGCCTGGGCCCGGCGCGCAGCTGCACCCTGGTGGCCGGGCTGGAACTGGCCAAGCGCCACCTGGCCGCCCGGCTGGAACAGGGCGAGCCGGCGTGCACGCACCCCGCCCTGGTCGGCCGCTTCCTGCAGCAGCACCTGCGGGCCCGGCCCCAGGAGGTGTTCAGCGTGCTGTTCCTGGACAACCAGCACCGCCTGCTGGCCTGCGAAGACCTGTTCCACGGCACGATCAACGCGGCAGCCGTCTACCCGCGCGAGGTGGTGCGGCGGGCACTGGTGCTCAACGCGGCGGCGGTCATCGTCAGCCACAACCATCCTTCCGGCGATCCGGAACCCTCCCAGGCCGATGAGCAGCTCACCCGCGAACTGCAGCATGCCCTGGACCTAGTCGATGTCCGCCTGCTGGACCACTTCGTGGTGGGGGAAGGCACGCCGGTATCGTTCGCCGAACGGGGGCTGCTGTCACAACGGCAATCGCGGCTGTTCAGGTAG
- a CDS encoding response regulator transcription factor — translation MSPTAPDASAPCARVLVIDDETQIRRFLDISLRAQGYAVRQAATGQEGLQLLASEDMDLVILDIGLPDMEGHEVLEQLRQWSQVPVIMLTVRAGEGEKVRALDNGANDYVTKPFGTQELMARVRALLRTRSVPVDGTPPVFDDGHLHVDLVRREVTLDGQPVALTRKEYALLSLLLRNAGRVVTQPQILQEIWGPTHQHDTHYLRILVGKLRHKLGDSALDSRYLFTEPGVGLRFKG, via the coding sequence ATGAGTCCAACAGCCCCTGACGCCAGCGCGCCGTGCGCGCGCGTGCTGGTGATCGACGATGAGACCCAGATCCGACGCTTCCTGGACATCAGCCTGCGTGCGCAGGGCTATGCCGTGCGCCAGGCTGCCACGGGCCAGGAGGGCCTGCAGCTGCTGGCCAGCGAGGACATGGACCTGGTGATCCTGGATATCGGCCTGCCCGACATGGAAGGCCACGAGGTGCTGGAACAGCTGCGCCAGTGGAGCCAGGTACCGGTGATCATGCTGACCGTGCGCGCTGGCGAAGGCGAGAAGGTGCGGGCGCTGGACAACGGCGCCAATGACTATGTGACCAAGCCGTTCGGCACGCAGGAACTGATGGCCCGCGTGCGGGCTCTGCTGCGCACGCGCAGCGTGCCGGTCGATGGCACCCCGCCGGTGTTCGACGATGGCCACCTGCACGTGGACCTGGTGCGCCGCGAAGTGACGCTGGACGGGCAGCCGGTGGCGCTGACCCGCAAGGAGTACGCGCTGCTGTCGCTGCTGCTGCGCAATGCCGGGCGGGTGGTGACCCAGCCGCAGATCCTGCAGGAAATCTGGGGGCCGACCCACCAGCACGACACGCACTACCTGCGCATCCTGGTGGGCAAGCTGCGGCACAAGCTGGGCGATTCGGCGCTGGATTCGCGCTACCTGTTCACCGAGCCCGGCGTGGGGCTGCGGTTCAAGGGGTAG
- the kdpC gene encoding potassium-transporting ATPase subunit KdpC, with product MNRPLSSSATRSARAEAPAAPVLDGASWRPAIGLGIASLLLTGLVYAVAATGIAGTAFPDQATGSLLVDANGQVRGSRLLSQPFQADGYFQARPSAAKYDPMSASGSNLARTNPALIEQVAKATEAVAAREGIRPAQVPADLVTQSGGGLDPELSPAAAQVQVARVARARGLPEARVQALVQASTQGPQWGLLGQPRVNVMTLNRALDATGPAP from the coding sequence ATGAACCGTCCCCTCTCCTCCTCTGCCACCCGCAGCGCGCGCGCCGAGGCGCCCGCTGCCCCGGTGCTCGATGGCGCCAGCTGGCGCCCGGCGATCGGCTTGGGCATCGCCAGCCTGCTGCTGACCGGCCTGGTCTATGCGGTGGCCGCCACCGGCATTGCCGGCACGGCCTTCCCCGACCAGGCCACGGGCAGCCTGCTGGTGGATGCCAACGGTCAGGTGCGTGGCTCGCGCCTGCTGTCACAACCGTTCCAGGCCGATGGCTACTTCCAGGCACGCCCATCGGCGGCCAAGTACGACCCGATGTCGGCCAGCGGTTCGAACCTGGCCCGGACCAACCCGGCGCTGATCGAGCAGGTGGCCAAGGCCACCGAAGCGGTTGCCGCGCGCGAAGGCATCCGCCCGGCCCAGGTGCCGGCCGACCTGGTCACCCAGTCCGGCGGTGGCCTGGACCCGGAACTGAGCCCGGCCGCGGCACAGGTGCAGGTGGCCCGCGTGGCACGCGCGCGCGGCCTGCCCGAAGCCCGTGTGCAGGCGCTGGTGCAGGCCAGCACGCAGGGCCCGCAGTGGGGCCTGCTCGGCCAGCCGCGGGTGAACGTGATGACCCTCAACCGCGCGCTCGACGCCACCGGCCCGGCCCCGTGA
- a CDS encoding phosphomannomutase/phosphoglucomutase — protein MLLVLLAAWLGYGAVQQWRQQATVDALESARDTAVQGLQQAASGQLSQLGRQLKAARVQQALQAGDAAGAALALRESWSGVEQVDVFAADLATGYADPAAFGYARLALLEAAIAQNRPGLRVVRDGGGNRLGLAAPVTLGTQGPAVVYVRQPLLRLTAPLDQVQAPGTGFLALRQGTRDLVVQGDASLSSTAEAQARPIAGTPLRLAAAVPAVDAGPLGLGVISGAIVALLLALVAVLMLVGRGRLPTSLPTSLPRRRAVAEEDQGPTLRESLAMVPPATAMAAATPAEAASAAPPAPPPVPADELAAGMFRAYDIRGVVGSELTARSAALIGQSIGTAVLEQGLREVVIGRDGRLSGPELAAALAEGLRRAGCDVIDIGMAPTPVVYFAAFHLRTGTCVAVTGSHNPPEYNGFKVVIGGETLSGSAITDLYARITEGRLMQAAEPGSYQQREVSEDYIQRIADDVQLDRPLKVVADAGNGVAGALAPQLLEAIGAEVIPLYCDVDGSFPNHHPDPSEPANLEDLVQTVKRFGADLGVAFDGDGDRLGVVTGEGRIIHADRLLMLFAADVLMRNPGAMVLYDVKCTGRLSDHVLRHGGSPLMWKTGHSLMKAKMRETDAELAGEMSGHFFFKERWFGFDDGLYAAARLLEILAQREDSVDEVMAELPEGLSTPELKVPVAEGTPHALVSLLVSAAQAADSPYAGGRLSTIDGLRVDFPDGWGLVRASNTTPVLVLRFEADSEEALERIQALFRSQLQPLLGDTPLGF, from the coding sequence CTGCTGCTGGTGCTGCTGGCGGCCTGGCTCGGCTATGGCGCAGTCCAGCAATGGCGCCAGCAGGCGACCGTGGATGCGCTGGAAAGCGCCCGCGATACCGCCGTGCAGGGCCTGCAGCAGGCGGCCTCGGGCCAGCTGTCGCAGCTGGGCCGTCAGCTCAAGGCTGCGCGCGTGCAGCAGGCGCTGCAGGCCGGTGACGCCGCAGGCGCCGCGCTGGCCCTGCGGGAAAGCTGGAGCGGTGTCGAGCAGGTGGATGTGTTCGCGGCCGACCTGGCTACCGGCTATGCCGACCCGGCCGCGTTCGGCTATGCCCGCCTGGCCCTGCTGGAGGCGGCGATCGCCCAGAACAGGCCCGGGCTGCGCGTGGTCCGTGATGGCGGAGGCAACCGCCTCGGCCTGGCTGCACCGGTCACGCTGGGCACGCAGGGCCCGGCCGTGGTGTATGTCCGCCAGCCCCTGCTGCGCCTGACCGCGCCGCTGGACCAGGTGCAGGCTCCGGGCACCGGTTTCCTGGCCTTGCGCCAGGGCACGCGCGACCTGGTGGTGCAGGGGGATGCCAGCCTGTCCTCGACGGCCGAAGCGCAGGCGCGCCCGATTGCCGGTACCCCGTTGCGCCTGGCCGCTGCCGTACCGGCGGTGGATGCCGGTCCGCTTGGGCTGGGGGTGATTTCCGGTGCCATCGTCGCGCTGCTGCTGGCACTGGTGGCAGTGCTGATGCTGGTTGGCCGCGGCCGCCTGCCCACGTCGCTGCCCACATCGCTGCCGCGCCGCCGCGCGGTGGCCGAGGAAGACCAGGGGCCGACGCTGCGCGAGAGCCTGGCGATGGTGCCGCCGGCAACGGCGATGGCTGCTGCCACGCCTGCGGAGGCGGCATCGGCCGCGCCGCCGGCACCGCCACCGGTGCCGGCCGATGAACTGGCTGCCGGCATGTTCCGTGCCTATGACATCCGTGGCGTGGTCGGCAGCGAGCTGACGGCCCGCAGTGCGGCCCTGATCGGCCAGTCCATCGGCACGGCAGTGCTGGAACAGGGGCTGCGCGAAGTGGTGATCGGCCGCGACGGGCGGCTGTCCGGGCCGGAACTGGCGGCCGCCTTGGCCGAAGGCCTGCGCCGCGCCGGCTGCGATGTCATCGACATCGGCATGGCGCCGACGCCGGTGGTCTATTTTGCCGCCTTCCACCTGCGCACCGGGACCTGCGTGGCGGTGACCGGCAGCCACAACCCGCCCGAATACAACGGTTTCAAGGTCGTCATCGGCGGGGAAACGCTGTCCGGCAGTGCCATCACCGACCTGTACGCACGCATCACCGAGGGCCGCCTGATGCAGGCTGCCGAACCGGGCAGCTACCAGCAGCGCGAGGTCAGCGAGGACTACATCCAGCGCATTGCCGACGACGTGCAGCTGGACCGCCCACTGAAGGTGGTGGCCGACGCCGGCAACGGCGTGGCCGGCGCTCTCGCCCCGCAACTGCTTGAAGCCATCGGCGCCGAGGTCATCCCGCTGTACTGCGATGTGGACGGCAGCTTCCCCAACCACCACCCCGATCCCAGCGAACCGGCCAACCTGGAAGACCTGGTGCAGACGGTCAAGCGCTTCGGCGCTGACCTGGGTGTCGCCTTCGATGGTGATGGCGACCGCCTGGGCGTGGTCACCGGCGAAGGCCGGATCATCCATGCCGACCGTCTGCTGATGCTGTTCGCCGCCGATGTGCTGATGCGCAACCCGGGTGCGATGGTGCTGTATGACGTGAAGTGCACCGGCCGGCTGTCCGACCATGTGCTGCGCCACGGGGGCAGCCCGCTGATGTGGAAGACCGGGCATTCGCTGATGAAGGCCAAGATGCGCGAGACCGACGCCGAGCTGGCGGGCGAGATGAGCGGGCACTTCTTCTTCAAGGAGCGCTGGTTCGGTTTCGACGATGGCCTGTATGCCGCCGCGCGCCTGCTGGAGATCCTGGCCCAGCGCGAGGACAGCGTGGACGAGGTGATGGCCGAACTGCCCGAGGGCCTGTCCACGCCGGAACTGAAGGTGCCGGTGGCCGAAGGCACGCCGCACGCGCTGGTGTCGCTGCTGGTCTCGGCCGCACAGGCGGCCGACAGCCCCTATGCCGGTGGCCGCCTGTCCACCATCGACGGCCTGCGCGTGGATTTCCCCGATGGCTGGGGCCTGGTGCGCGCCTCCAACACCACCCCGGTGCTGGTGCTGCGCTTCGAAGCCGACAGCGAGGAGGCACTGGAGCGCATCCAGGCGTTGTTCCGCAGCCAGTTGCAGCCGTTGCTGGGTGATACCCCGCTGGGATTCTGA
- the coaBC gene encoding bifunctional phosphopantothenoylcysteine decarboxylase/phosphopantothenate--cysteine ligase CoaBC, giving the protein MADSPKASPAATRALDGQKLLLCVGGGIAAYKALELVRRLRDAGAQVQVAMTAGAQQFVTPLSFQALSGQPTRTTLWDSAAEQAMGHIELARWADRIVVAPGTADLLARLAHGHADDLVSTLCLASTAPLTVCPAMNHRMWLHPATQANVALLRERGAQVIGPVDGPLAEGESGPGRLAEPHDIVAALAGNLAATAAPDPASAQLRGLRLVISAGPTYEDIDPVRYVGNRSSGKMGFALAEAAARAGAHVVLVSGPVHLPTPAGVQRVDVRSAAQMRQAVLDALPADIYIGAAAVSDYTPRQVAAQKLKKTAGSQALVLELVRTPDILAEVAAQTQSLKLVVGFAAETHDVEKYARGKLVDKRLDLVIANQVGISGGGFESDNNAATAYWQDGEQNFPATTKRELAAQLLALIARRLQA; this is encoded by the coding sequence GTGGCTGACTCCCCCAAGGCATCCCCGGCGGCCACGCGCGCGCTGGATGGCCAGAAACTGTTGTTGTGCGTGGGCGGGGGCATCGCCGCCTACAAGGCCCTGGAACTGGTGCGACGCCTGCGCGACGCCGGTGCCCAGGTGCAGGTGGCCATGACCGCCGGCGCCCAGCAGTTCGTCACCCCGCTCAGCTTCCAGGCCCTGTCCGGCCAGCCGACCCGTACCACGCTGTGGGACAGCGCCGCCGAACAGGCCATGGGCCACATCGAACTGGCGCGCTGGGCCGACCGCATCGTGGTCGCCCCGGGTACCGCCGACCTGCTGGCCCGTCTGGCCCATGGCCATGCCGATGACCTGGTCAGCACGCTGTGCCTGGCCAGTACCGCGCCGTTGACCGTGTGCCCGGCCATGAACCACCGCATGTGGCTGCACCCGGCCACCCAGGCCAACGTCGCGCTGCTGCGCGAACGTGGCGCGCAGGTGATCGGCCCGGTCGACGGCCCGCTGGCCGAAGGTGAATCCGGCCCGGGGCGCCTGGCCGAACCGCACGACATCGTGGCGGCCCTGGCCGGCAACCTGGCGGCGACCGCCGCGCCCGATCCGGCCAGCGCGCAGCTGCGCGGCCTGCGCCTGGTCATCAGTGCCGGCCCGACCTACGAAGACATCGACCCGGTGCGCTATGTCGGCAACCGCAGCAGCGGCAAGATGGGCTTTGCCCTGGCCGAGGCCGCCGCCCGCGCCGGTGCCCACGTGGTGCTGGTCAGCGGCCCGGTGCACCTGCCCACGCCGGCCGGCGTGCAGCGGGTGGATGTGCGCTCGGCCGCGCAGATGCGCCAGGCGGTGCTCGATGCCCTGCCGGCGGACATCTATATCGGTGCGGCCGCCGTCTCCGATTACACCCCGCGCCAGGTGGCCGCGCAGAAGCTGAAGAAGACCGCCGGCAGCCAGGCGCTGGTGCTGGAGCTGGTGCGCACGCCGGACATCCTGGCCGAGGTGGCCGCGCAGACCCAGTCGCTGAAGCTGGTGGTCGGCTTCGCCGCCGAAACCCATGACGTGGAGAAGTACGCGCGGGGCAAGCTGGTCGACAAGCGACTGGACCTGGTGATCGCCAACCAGGTCGGCATCAGTGGCGGTGGGTTCGAAAGCGACAACAACGCCGCCACGGCCTACTGGCAGGATGGCGAACAGAATTTCCCGGCCACCACCAAGCGTGAGCTGGCCGCACAACTGCTCGCGCTGATCGCGCGGAGGCTCCAGGCATGA
- a CDS encoding response regulator transcription factor — protein sequence MQPRIIIADDHPVVLHGVRIVLERQQMQVVASAGDGPALLSLLAQCDPGDYDVLLTDLSMPGDGPDGAQLLQAVRTRHPALPVVVLTGVRHPDVLGGLLREGVLGLVDKTADFIELPQALRAAMAGQLHVSRGLRAHLQARDLHPRREPASLSARECEVLDLLAQGLSINAIADHCGRSPKTISRQKSEAKRKLGLCNNQELFDYLRGRGR from the coding sequence GTGCAACCCCGCATCATCATCGCCGACGATCACCCCGTGGTCCTGCACGGCGTCCGCATCGTGCTCGAACGCCAGCAGATGCAGGTGGTCGCCAGTGCCGGCGACGGCCCGGCCCTGCTGTCCCTGCTGGCGCAATGCGACCCTGGCGATTACGACGTGCTGCTGACCGACCTGTCCATGCCCGGCGACGGCCCGGACGGCGCGCAGCTGCTGCAGGCCGTGCGTACCCGGCACCCGGCGCTGCCGGTGGTGGTACTGACCGGCGTGCGCCACCCGGACGTCCTCGGCGGCCTGCTGCGCGAGGGCGTGCTGGGCCTGGTGGACAAGACGGCCGACTTCATCGAACTGCCGCAGGCCCTGCGCGCGGCGATGGCCGGGCAGCTGCACGTGTCGCGTGGACTGCGGGCGCACCTGCAGGCGCGCGACCTGCACCCCCGGCGCGAACCGGCCTCCCTGTCCGCACGCGAATGCGAGGTGCTGGACCTGCTGGCGCAGGGACTGAGCATCAATGCCATCGCCGACCACTGCGGGCGCAGCCCCAAGACCATCAGCCGGCAGAAATCCGAAGCCAAGCGCAAGCTGGGGCTGTGCAACAACCAGGAACTGTTCGACTACCTGCGTGGCCGGGGGCGCTGA
- a CDS encoding sensor histidine kinase KdpD has product MSDLRTRQADALVEGLQREAGGKLTVFLGAAPGVGKTYTMLTRAQEQLRRGVDLVVGLVETHGRADTQALVEGLPHLPLKPVAYHGHTLQEMDLDAVLARRPALVLVDELAHRNAPGSRHERRWQDVMELLDAGIDVWTTINIQHLESLNDVVMRITGVRVSETVPDAVFDRLHDIVLVDLPPRELIARLQQGKVYVPEQAAQALQQFFSPANLTALRELAMQEAADRVDNSLRETRAARGEAALPLKRRVLVAIDGGGQSEYLVRVARRIAERRDAPWTVVTVQGRRQDEATRQEIDAAFALARRLGGEAELLHGSSIADALLDHAAHNGVSTLVLGRTRERPLARMVNRTLTQQLIQRGAHYEITIISTPQARARARRERLLAPLHGQGPEALQALAATALACLVAWLVDRWVGMADLSMVFITAVVLVAARTRASIAVLAAILCFLSYNFLFIAPRFTFAIGARQGVITVFLFLAAALVAGRLASRLRMQVVALSAANRHARARQHLGRHLASAAGNGEVLHAGRLALEQALDAPAWLRIGNETRSGGRAQPGDTDLAAADWALRHGQPSGRFTDTLAGARWWFLPLLDGEDRAIGVAGLYLPGAQARLLPEQRQLAEAMVDDIAQAALRTRLVAELEQAHVSNETERLRSALLSSVSHDLRSPLAAMIGSADSLASYGEAMDLADRRALLDTILVEGERLDRYIQNLLDMTRLGHEGLKINRDWIGVDELIGSAARRLQRYQPKVRLELDIPATLAPIWVHPALVEQAVFNVMENAAKFSPAGEAVVVQARQFDNQLRIDVIDRGPGIPDDERARIFDMFYSVERGDRGRHGTGLGLTICQGMIGAHGGSVQALSGRDGRGTLIRITLPLLTPADHDESNSP; this is encoded by the coding sequence ATGAGTGACCTGCGTACACGCCAGGCCGATGCCCTGGTGGAAGGACTGCAACGCGAAGCCGGTGGCAAGCTCACCGTCTTCCTCGGTGCTGCCCCCGGGGTCGGCAAGACCTACACCATGCTCACCCGCGCCCAGGAACAGCTGCGGCGCGGCGTGGACCTGGTGGTCGGGCTGGTGGAGACCCACGGCCGCGCCGATACCCAGGCGCTGGTCGAGGGCCTGCCGCACCTGCCGCTCAAGCCGGTGGCCTACCACGGGCACACGCTGCAGGAGATGGATCTGGACGCCGTGCTCGCGCGGCGCCCGGCACTGGTGCTGGTGGACGAACTGGCCCACCGCAACGCCCCCGGCAGCCGCCACGAGCGGCGCTGGCAGGATGTGATGGAGCTGCTGGACGCCGGCATCGACGTCTGGACCACGATCAACATCCAGCACCTGGAAAGCCTCAACGACGTGGTGATGCGCATCACCGGCGTGCGCGTGAGCGAGACCGTGCCCGATGCGGTGTTCGACCGCCTGCACGACATCGTGCTGGTGGACCTGCCGCCACGCGAGCTGATCGCGCGGCTGCAGCAGGGCAAGGTCTATGTGCCCGAACAGGCCGCGCAGGCGCTGCAGCAGTTCTTCTCGCCGGCCAACCTGACCGCGCTGCGCGAGCTGGCGATGCAGGAGGCCGCCGACCGCGTCGACAACAGCCTGCGCGAAACCCGCGCGGCGCGCGGCGAGGCGGCGCTGCCGCTGAAACGGCGCGTGCTGGTGGCCATCGACGGCGGTGGCCAGAGCGAATACCTGGTGCGCGTGGCGCGGCGCATCGCCGAGCGCCGCGATGCGCCCTGGACCGTGGTGACCGTGCAGGGCCGGCGCCAGGACGAGGCCACCCGGCAGGAGATCGATGCGGCCTTCGCGCTGGCCCGCCGGCTGGGTGGCGAAGCCGAGCTGCTGCACGGCTCCAGCATCGCCGATGCCCTGCTCGACCACGCCGCGCACAACGGCGTGTCCACGCTGGTGCTGGGCCGCACCCGTGAACGCCCGCTGGCGCGGATGGTCAACCGCACGCTGACCCAGCAGCTGATCCAGCGCGGAGCGCATTACGAGATCACCATCATCAGCACCCCGCAGGCCCGTGCGCGCGCGCGCCGCGAGCGGTTGCTGGCACCGCTGCATGGGCAGGGCCCGGAAGCGCTGCAGGCCCTGGCCGCCACCGCGCTGGCCTGCCTGGTGGCATGGCTGGTGGACCGCTGGGTGGGCATGGCCGACCTGTCGATGGTGTTCATCACCGCGGTGGTACTGGTGGCTGCCCGGACCCGCGCCAGCATCGCCGTGCTGGCGGCGATCCTGTGCTTCCTGTCGTACAACTTCCTGTTCATCGCCCCACGCTTCACCTTCGCCATCGGCGCGCGGCAGGGCGTGATCACCGTGTTCCTGTTCCTGGCCGCCGCACTGGTGGCCGGCCGCCTGGCCTCGCGCCTGCGCATGCAGGTGGTGGCCCTGAGCGCGGCCAACCGCCATGCCCGCGCGCGCCAGCACCTGGGCCGGCATCTGGCCAGCGCGGCAGGCAACGGTGAGGTACTGCATGCCGGCCGCCTGGCGCTGGAACAGGCGCTGGACGCACCGGCGTGGCTGCGCATCGGCAATGAAACCCGCAGCGGTGGCCGTGCCCAGCCCGGCGATACCGACCTGGCCGCCGCCGACTGGGCACTGCGCCATGGCCAGCCCAGTGGCCGCTTCACCGACACCCTGGCCGGTGCCCGCTGGTGGTTCCTGCCGCTGCTCGATGGCGAGGACCGTGCGATCGGCGTGGCCGGCCTGTACCTGCCGGGTGCGCAGGCGCGGCTGCTGCCCGAACAACGCCAGCTGGCCGAGGCGATGGTCGATGACATCGCCCAGGCCGCACTGCGCACGCGACTGGTGGCGGAGCTGGAGCAGGCCCACGTCAGCAACGAGACCGAGCGGCTGCGCTCGGCGCTGCTGTCCTCGGTCTCGCACGATCTGCGCTCGCCACTGGCGGCGATGATCGGCTCGGCCGACAGCCTGGCCAGCTATGGCGAGGCCATGGACCTGGCCGACCGCCGTGCCCTGCTGGACACCATCCTGGTGGAAGGCGAACGACTGGACCGCTACATCCAGAACCTGCTGGACATGACCCGCCTGGGCCATGAAGGACTGAAGATCAACCGCGACTGGATCGGCGTGGACGAGCTGATCGGCTCGGCCGCCCGCCGGCTGCAGCGCTACCAGCCCAAGGTGCGGCTGGAACTGGACATCCCGGCCACGCTGGCACCGATCTGGGTCCACCCGGCGCTGGTCGAACAGGCGGTGTTCAACGTGATGGAGAACGCGGCCAAGTTCTCGCCCGCCGGTGAGGCAGTGGTGGTGCAGGCCCGCCAGTTCGACAACCAGCTGCGCATCGATGTGATCGACCGCGGGCCGGGCATCCCCGATGACGAGCGCGCGCGCATCTTCGACATGTTCTACAGCGTGGAACGCGGTGACCGTGGCCGCCATGGCACCGGGCTGGGCCTGACCATCTGCCAGGGCATGATCGGCGCGCACGGTGGCAGCGTGCAGGCGCTGTCCGGGCGCGACGGTCGCGGTACCCTGATCCGCATCACCCTGCCCCTGCTGACCCCGGCCGACCACGATGAGTCCAACAGCCCCTGA